Proteins encoded within one genomic window of Columba livia isolate bColLiv1 breed racing homer chromosome 1, bColLiv1.pat.W.v2, whole genome shotgun sequence:
- the OBI1 gene encoding ORC ubiquitin ligase 1, which yields MAQHGPSVTLSLTLPITCHICLGKVRHPVICVNNHVFCSICIEVWLKNNNQCPACRIPITPENPCKEIIGGTSESDPVFSPTVRKHLRKTRLELLHKEYEDEIESLQKEVEDLRGKNLSLQTQLKSLLDPAASALSCQNEEASQSAHEAGTSGPETTEEWSKKLKAANDMYEKVMDNVEKLKEANKKLSMENNSLLRENLRLKAEVDSRSPQKFARFTVAALQSKVEQSEREMNRLKKALERSDKYIEEMECQLLQLKKAGEGTQAVSAVSERALSADAKGAESSEDTTCLKIQVEEKKALTTGQSPDSLEQLTSGGTCLSSSSQDASNGSNTQCAPKKELFPGCQGVLLDENTTNMDACLEEQWNKIEECTSYKDEELYDLPPPCTPFLSLSRLQLNTPDGKENARKPSAFLRKLKFEEFCDTSDDGSKDSAEHSTSSCSSEKKLTCFTTGKSGFWGTCPTNFAENLDFDESEQNSVAGQSDETSAKSSDKTSSCLPKRLHTLCSSEMNRTRTSSEASMDAAYLDKISELDSMMSESDNSKSPCYNFKSSDLDNSSKSECSKLLNETEKKQEEMNEEPSMKCPETAVDRTGWKPATFSILSPSELDTNDHFPLFTGQNVVASDIKPPNCLFHRDFSQSLLFGDSQRSYEEQKFGSCFLKMSSDLHNQLNPPWASSFIAERKNKNVSQSTKRKIQSSLSSASPSKTTKN from the exons GTCCGTCACCCGGTCATCTGTGTCAACAACCATGTCTTCTGTTCCATTTGTATTGAAGTGTGGCTGAAGAACAATAATCAGTGCCCAGCTTGCAGGATTCCCATCACACCTGAAAATCCTTGCAAGGAAATTATAG GAGGAACAAGCGAAAGTGATCCTGTATTTAGTCCGACAGTCAGAAAACACCTACGTAAAACAAGGCTTGAATTGCTCCACAAAGAATATGAG GATGAAATAGAATCCCTGCAAAAAGAAGTGGAAGATCTGAGAGGTAAAAATCTCAGTTTACAGACACAACTGAAGTCTCTTCTGGATCCTGCGGCATCAGCTTTGTCTTGCCAAAATGAGGAAGCTAGCCAGTCAGCACATGAAGCAGGTACCAGTGGCCCAGAAACCACAGAGGAATGGAGCAAAAAGCTGAAAGCTGCCAATGATATGTATGAAAAAGTAATGGATAATGTGGAAAAGTTAAAGGAg gcAAACAAGAAACTGAGCATGGAGAACAATAGCCTTTTAAGAGAGAATTTGCGACTAAAAGCTGAAGTTGATAGTAGATCACCACAAAA ATTTGCTCGGTTTACAGTAGCTGCACTTCAGTCCAAAGTAGAACAAAGTGAACGGGAAATGAACCGTCTAAAAAAGGCACTGGAAAGAAGTGATAAATACATAGAAGAAATGGAATGTCAGCTTTTACAGCTGAAAAAGGCAGGCGAAGGAACCCAGGCAGTGAGTGCTGTTAGTGAGAGAGCGCTTTCTGCAGATGCTAAGGGAGCTGAGAGCAGTGAAGATACGACATGCTTGAAAATCCAAGTTGAGGAGAAAAAAGCCTTGACCACCGGTCAAAGTCCTGACAGTCTTGAACAGCTGACAAGTGGGGGAACTTGTTTAAGCTCTTCTAGTCAAGATGCTTCAAATGGTTCAAATACCCAGTGTGCCCCAAAGAAAGAACTATTTCCAGGCTGTCAGGGGGTTCTCCTGGATGAAAATACTACAAATATGGATGCCTGCTTGGAAGAGCAATGGAATAAAATTGAAGAATGTACCTCTTACAAGGATGAAGAACTTTATGATCTTCCACCACCGTGCactccttttctgtctctcaGTCGTCTTCAGTTGAACACTcctgatggaaaagaaaatgcgAGGAAACCGTCAGCCTTCCTGAGAAAACTGAAGTTTGAAGAGTTTTGTGACACTTCAGATGATGGCAGCAAAGattctgcagagcacagcacaaGCAGCTGTAGTAGTGAAAAGAAGCTAACCTGTTTTACGACAGGAAAATCAGGTTTTTGGGGCACCTGCCCAACAAATTTTGCTGAGAACTTAGATTTTGATGAATCAGAGCAAAATTCAGTAGCTGGACAGTCAGATGAGACGTCAGCAAAATCCAGTGATAAAACAAGTTCTTGCTTACCTAAAAGGTTGCATACCCTCTGCTCTTCCGAAATGAATCGCACAAGAACCTCCAGTGAGGCGTCTATGGATGCTGCCTACCTCGATAAAATTTCCGAATTGGACTCAATGATGTCCGAATCAGATAACAGCAAGAGTCCATGCTATAATTTCAAGTCCTCCGATCTTGATAATTCTTCAAAGTCAGAGTGCTCTAAGCTGCTGAATGAAACCgagaagaaacaggaagagaTGAATGAGGAACCAAGTATGAAGTGCCCAGAGACAGCAGTTGACAGAACTGGCTGGAAACCCGCTACATTTTCCATCCTCTCCCCATCTGAGCTAGATACAAATGACCACTTTCCGCTGTTTACAGGCCAAAATGTAGTGGCTAGCGATATCAAACCTCCAAACTGTTTATTTCATAGAGACTTTTCCCAGAGTTTACTGTTTGGTGACTCGCAAAGGTCATATGAGGAGCAAAAGTTTGGTTCCTGCTTTTTGAAGATGTCATCTGACCTGCACAATCAGCTTAATCCTCCTTGGGCGTCTTCCTTtatagctgaaaggaaaaataaaaatgtcagtcAGTCAACCAAGAGGAAAATTCAAAGCAGCCTTTCCAGTGCTAGTCCATCGAAAACTACCAAGAACTGA